A genomic window from Caldicellulosiruptor kronotskyensis 2002 includes:
- a CDS encoding PqqD family protein — protein sequence MIDIMKSIPKFDEQNLLYKRLEQDGSLTFLSKKHPETQQMKLNETARFILDKCDGYHTIGEIVNEILKEYKGATTERVLEDVINILHSLWRFGLIRWLNENPLLDFFYQERYENYVFKMLYEDEVIDVLQILKELPHFVNPYIDENISYAEMLLRQKVFMFIEMFFSLTAEGKNVLTLSLSPLLRIKVNSAEVGYLYCEDYTIEGEIIRKFLQWCVKKMGEINYLLRDIRRLFFYLKDDNEILFEKLQDWSFKYAGTLKEELGRHSPYIRIFYFDIKKERG from the coding sequence ATGATAGATATTATGAAAAGTATTCCGAAGTTTGATGAGCAGAATCTTCTTTATAAAAGGTTAGAACAAGATGGTAGTCTTACATTTTTGAGCAAAAAGCATCCTGAAACTCAGCAAATGAAGCTAAATGAAACAGCAAGATTTATTTTAGACAAATGTGATGGTTATCATACTATAGGTGAAATTGTGAACGAAATATTAAAAGAATATAAAGGTGCGACCACAGAAAGAGTGTTAGAAGATGTTATTAACATATTGCACAGTTTATGGAGATTTGGTCTAATAAGATGGCTCAATGAAAATCCTTTACTTGATTTTTTTTATCAAGAAAGATATGAAAATTATGTTTTTAAAATGTTATATGAAGATGAAGTAATAGATGTATTGCAAATATTAAAAGAGTTACCACACTTTGTTAATCCTTATATTGACGAAAATATATCTTATGCTGAAATGTTACTGCGGCAAAAAGTGTTTATGTTTATTGAAATGTTTTTTTCGTTAACTGCTGAAGGAAAAAATGTTTTGACTCTTTCACTTTCTCCTCTTTTGAGAATTAAAGTTAATTCTGCTGAAGTTGGATATCTTTATTGTGAAGATTATACGATTGAAGGTGAAATAATTAGGAAATTTCTCCAATGGTGTGTTAAAAAAATGGGTGAAATTAATTATCTCCTGCGTGATATTAGAAGATTATTCTTTTATTTAAAAGATGATAATGAAATACTATTTGAAAAACTTCAAGATTGGAGTTTTAAATATGCTGGTACCTTAAAGGAAGAGCTTGGCCGACATTCTCCTTATATTAGAATCTTTTACTTTGATATAAAAAAGGAAAGGGGGTGA
- a CDS encoding PH domain-containing protein: MNYIKIKPSFSWGWLFPFHVFLLSFFVFLSCVYLPIVKGLPQKTYIFISILIASILNCLIATLGILYTIFFFTMNYKLTPEQLILKCGWHKKTIYYNQIEKVTIENLKANFLADTQSVFKVPGYAIGKVYYFGKGYIYMCATRVNKNILVIYLKNGEKVGITPKNLEEFKNILIEKAGLK; this comes from the coding sequence ATGAATTATATAAAAATAAAACCTTCATTTTCATGGGGATGGTTATTCCCTTTCCATGTTTTCTTGTTGTCATTTTTTGTGTTTCTATCATGCGTATACCTACCTATAGTAAAGGGATTACCTCAAAAGACTTATATTTTTATCTCAATATTAATAGCGTCTATATTAAATTGTTTAATTGCAACTTTAGGAATACTATATACTATTTTTTTCTTCACCATGAATTATAAATTAACTCCAGAGCAGTTAATATTAAAATGTGGATGGCATAAAAAAACAATTTATTATAACCAAATAGAAAAAGTAACTATTGAAAATTTAAAAGCCAATTTTCTTGCAGATACTCAAAGTGTTTTTAAAGTGCCAGGCTATGCAATAGGTAAAGTGTATTATTTTGGTAAGGGTTATATATACATGTGTGCAACAAGAGTAAACAAGAATATTTTGGTAATCTATTTAAAAAACGGTGAAAAGGTGGGTATTACTCCAAAGAATTTAGAAGAATTTAAAAATATTTTAATTGAAAAGGCAGGTTTAAAATAG
- a CDS encoding YhfC family intramembrane metalloprotease, whose protein sequence is MYSIYIAAFISTLMAFVFWGGFIYYYFFEKLDKYIFLGIISALSCPIVNLLVKAPLLKILKEVFNIHGNTTLKAPIGYLIIFIFLPSITEETIKILPSFFLKLYNVDSKTLLRIAYILGFGFGIGEIWYIAHGITKNPSMAGYPFFLFGGFATERFFGVIIHAGLTVVALTGLKKDIKSFSFLNLVFAILLHTAVNISAFTYQLKIRIINEKMDEFLLMFWPAIFVIIFVNIILNKIRTLEGYF, encoded by the coding sequence GTGTATTCCATTTATATTGCAGCTTTTATCTCTACATTAATGGCTTTTGTATTTTGGGGTGGGTTTATTTACTATTACTTTTTTGAAAAGCTTGATAAATATATTTTTTTAGGTATAATAAGTGCTTTGAGTTGTCCAATTGTAAATTTATTAGTAAAAGCTCCATTACTTAAAATTTTAAAAGAGGTTTTTAATATTCATGGAAATACAACTTTAAAAGCTCCAATTGGATATCTAATAATTTTCATATTTCTTCCAAGTATAACAGAAGAAACAATAAAAATTCTACCTTCTTTTTTTCTAAAACTTTATAATGTTGATTCAAAAACTTTACTAAGGATTGCCTATATTTTGGGTTTTGGATTTGGTATTGGCGAGATATGGTATATTGCCCATGGTATTACAAAAAATCCTTCTATGGCAGGATATCCGTTTTTTTTATTTGGTGGTTTTGCAACTGAGAGGTTTTTTGGTGTTATAATTCATGCTGGACTTACAGTTGTAGCACTAACTGGCTTGAAGAAAGATATAAAAAGTTTTTCTTTTTTAAATTTAGTTTTTGCTATTTTGTTACATACAGCAGTAAACATAAGTGCTTTTACGTATCAGCTGAAGATTCGCATAATAAATGAGAAAATGGATGAATTTTTATTAATGTTTTGGCCTGCAATATTTGTAATTATATTTGTAAATATTATACTTAATAAAATACGAACTTTGGAGGGATACTTTTGA
- a CDS encoding peptidase domain-containing ABC transporter, with protein MRCIGEKLAKKVFVEYLKTMFPYVKGYSFQIFLVLLLSSLLAISNLISPTISKMLVDRIFAAHDKNLLIKLLILMSLAFVIIATINLLNSYLMARLTAFLNYRIKMDFFNKLQHTSLVFHMSKKSGEIQYRMFYDTEFMVDYFLKLIINMPMYTIWVVLILYLMYKWSPILMSLVVIVFMFQVILIVRFREPVKKAVFNKKNIEQNTVSEINEHFNAIELIKTLSLEKIAFERVSHNMKNLIDAIVKLVFIQSMYQTGTSLLNQLWSFGTLWFGANLVFSGKITVGTFMGFYILAGLLYQPIVSMTGIVLSCQELKVAYLRFEEYYKSPFVLIEKGGNKPFRFEEILEMRNVFFAYENNYPVLNNVNLILKPGCIVALTGKSGSGKSTFARIVSRLLKPQVGEILIDGVNIEEINIEDFRKNVGFLLQNAFIINGTLYENVTLGNHNYSLDDVKKVIAEAGLTDLIARDPKGLNMDIGIRGAQISLGEAQRIALARILLRKPKIVILDEPTSFLDPETEEIILNSIVKLKQKNSLILVITHKASTLSIADKILRFQNGSIVEI; from the coding sequence ATGAGATGTATTGGAGAAAAATTGGCTAAAAAAGTTTTTGTTGAATATTTAAAAACTATGTTTCCTTATGTTAAGGGATATAGTTTTCAGATCTTTTTAGTATTGTTGCTTTCATCTTTATTAGCAATATCGAATTTAATATCCCCAACAATAAGTAAAATGCTTGTTGATAGAATATTTGCTGCTCACGACAAGAATTTATTAATAAAATTGTTAATTTTAATGAGCTTAGCATTTGTTATAATTGCAACTATAAACCTTTTAAATAGCTATTTAATGGCAAGATTAACTGCTTTTTTAAATTACAGAATCAAAATGGATTTTTTTAATAAACTTCAACACACATCATTGGTATTTCATATGTCTAAAAAAAGTGGTGAAATCCAGTACAGGATGTTTTATGATACCGAATTTATGGTAGATTATTTTTTGAAATTGATTATTAATATGCCAATGTATACAATTTGGGTAGTATTGATTTTGTATTTAATGTATAAGTGGTCACCTATTTTAATGTCATTAGTAGTAATAGTATTTATGTTCCAGGTCATACTTATAGTGAGGTTTAGAGAACCAGTAAAGAAAGCAGTATTTAATAAAAAAAATATAGAACAAAATACTGTTTCAGAAATTAACGAGCATTTCAATGCAATAGAGTTAATTAAAACTTTAAGTTTAGAAAAAATAGCTTTTGAAAGGGTAAGCCACAATATGAAGAATCTTATTGATGCTATCGTTAAATTAGTATTTATTCAATCAATGTATCAAACAGGAACCAGTTTGTTGAACCAATTGTGGTCATTTGGTACTTTATGGTTTGGGGCAAATCTTGTATTTTCAGGTAAGATAACTGTTGGAACCTTTATGGGATTTTATATACTTGCAGGACTTTTATATCAACCAATCGTGTCAATGACCGGTATTGTGTTAAGCTGCCAAGAATTAAAAGTTGCTTATCTAAGATTTGAAGAGTATTATAAAAGTCCGTTTGTTTTAATAGAAAAAGGTGGTAATAAGCCATTTAGATTTGAGGAAATTTTAGAAATGCGAAATGTTTTTTTTGCTTATGAAAACAATTATCCAGTTCTTAATAATGTGAATCTAATTCTTAAACCAGGATGTATTGTTGCATTAACAGGAAAGAGTGGTTCAGGTAAAAGCACATTTGCAAGAATTGTTTCGAGATTACTCAAACCTCAAGTGGGGGAAATTTTGATAGACGGAGTTAATATCGAAGAAATCAACATAGAAGACTTCAGAAAAAATGTTGGATTTTTACTACAAAATGCATTTATAATTAATGGTACATTATATGAAAATGTAACCCTTGGAAATCACAATTACTCATTAGATGATGTAAAAAAAGTTATTGCTGAAGCTGGACTTACTGATTTAATTGCTAGAGATCCAAAGGGGCTAAATATGGATATTGGTATTCGCGGAGCACAAATATCCTTAGGTGAGGCTCAACGTATAGCACTTGCAAGAATATTACTAAGAAAACCTAAAATTGTAATATTAGATGAGCCGACATCTTTCCTTGATCCTGAAACAGAAGAAATAATTCTGAACTCAATCGTTAAATTAAAACAGAAAAACTCATTAATTCTTGTAATAACTCATAAAGCTTCTACGTTATCAATAGCAGATAAGATTTTAAGGTTTCAGAATGGAAGTATTGTAGAAATTTGA
- a CDS encoding aspartate kinase, with protein MGIVVQKYGGTSVADKERIFRAARRAISEYEKGNKVVVVVSAQGDTTDELIEKAKEINENPSKREMDMLLSTGEQISIALMAMAIEKLGYPVISLTGWQAGIKTDSHYSNARIIEIDSERLQRELDKRNIVVVAGFQGINKYDDITTLGRGGSDTTAVALAAALKADKCEIYTDVDGVYTADPRIVPNASKLKEISYDEMLELATLGAKVLHNRSVELAKKYNIPLVVRSSFNDNEGTIVKEVNSVEKLLVSGVACDKDIARVAVIGVENVPGKAFQIFSLLAKENINVDIILQSIGREKTKDISFTVSKSNLKQTLDVLTKNLHIIGAKDITYADNVAKVSIVGAGMVNNPGVAAMMFEALYDAGINIEMISTSEIKISVLIDEKDAEKAVRAIHDKFKLHLLNSNGK; from the coding sequence TTGGGAATAGTTGTCCAAAAGTATGGTGGAACATCTGTTGCAGACAAAGAAAGAATATTTCGGGCAGCAAGGCGGGCAATTAGCGAGTATGAGAAAGGAAACAAGGTTGTGGTTGTTGTCTCAGCTCAAGGCGACACAACAGACGAGCTTATTGAAAAGGCAAAAGAGATAAACGAAAACCCTTCAAAAAGAGAGATGGATATGCTTCTTTCCACAGGTGAGCAGATTTCAATTGCACTCATGGCAATGGCAATTGAAAAGCTTGGGTATCCTGTCATTTCGCTGACCGGGTGGCAGGCAGGAATAAAGACAGACAGCCACTATTCAAATGCAAGAATCATTGAAATTGACTCAGAAAGGCTCCAAAGAGAGCTTGATAAGAGGAACATAGTTGTTGTTGCAGGTTTTCAGGGAATAAATAAGTATGACGATATAACCACGCTGGGGCGTGGAGGTTCTGATACAACAGCCGTAGCTCTGGCTGCAGCTTTGAAAGCTGACAAATGTGAAATATATACAGATGTTGACGGTGTTTATACAGCAGACCCAAGAATTGTTCCAAACGCATCAAAGCTCAAAGAGATTTCCTACGATGAGATGTTAGAGCTTGCCACACTTGGAGCAAAGGTACTTCATAACAGGTCTGTTGAGCTTGCAAAAAAATACAATATTCCCCTTGTTGTTAGGTCATCTTTCAACGACAATGAAGGAACAATTGTAAAGGAGGTAAATTCGGTGGAAAAGCTTTTAGTATCCGGTGTTGCGTGTGACAAGGACATTGCAAGGGTTGCAGTGATTGGAGTTGAAAATGTTCCGGGCAAGGCATTTCAGATATTTTCACTTTTGGCAAAAGAAAATATAAATGTTGATATAATTTTGCAGTCAATTGGAAGAGAAAAAACAAAGGATATATCGTTTACAGTATCAAAGAGCAACTTAAAGCAGACACTTGATGTTTTGACAAAGAATCTGCACATAATTGGCGCAAAGGATATAACATATGCTGACAATGTTGCAAAGGTCTCTATAGTTGGTGCTGGAATGGTCAACAATCCAGGCGTTGCTGCAATGATGTTTGAAGCTCTTTATGATGCAGGTATCAACATCGAGATGATTTCGACATCCGAGATAAAGATATCAGTCTTGATTGACGAAAAGGACGCTGAAAAAGCAGTAAGAGCTATACATGATAAGTTCAAACTTCACCTTTTGAACAGCAATGGGAAATAA
- the thrB gene encoding homoserine kinase: protein MISVKVPASSANLGAGFDCMGVALKLYNIIEVEEIEKGLIITSSPDDPSIAKDENNLVFKAMKTVFDEVGWYPRGLRINLINEIPLTRGLGSSAACISGGIYAANLLSGGKLSEEEMIYLAAKMEGHPDNSTPAMIGGLVFAVLEDKKVNYIKFVVPARLKFAVFIPDFQLSTEYARNILPKYIEFKDAVFNIGRATLFASAITTGNYELLPAATQDRLHQPYRKKLIPDFDKIVNLSLEFGAKGAFLSGAGPSIIALVDENYEIFEQNVKNALANMELAANWDFMILEADNSGATVFSVQSTSLKR from the coding sequence ATGATTTCTGTAAAGGTTCCGGCATCGTCGGCAAACCTTGGTGCCGGATTTGACTGTATGGGTGTTGCTCTAAAGCTTTACAACATCATTGAAGTTGAAGAAATTGAAAAAGGACTTATAATTACTTCATCCCCGGATGACCCATCAATTGCAAAGGATGAAAATAACCTTGTGTTCAAAGCTATGAAGACGGTGTTTGATGAGGTTGGCTGGTATCCAAGAGGGCTTAGGATAAACCTTATAAACGAAATTCCTCTGACGCGCGGGCTTGGTTCTTCTGCCGCATGTATCTCAGGCGGAATCTATGCTGCAAATTTACTCAGTGGCGGAAAACTTTCTGAAGAAGAGATGATTTACTTGGCTGCAAAGATGGAGGGGCATCCGGATAACTCAACACCAGCAATGATTGGTGGACTTGTGTTTGCAGTGCTGGAAGATAAAAAGGTAAATTATATCAAGTTTGTTGTACCAGCAAGACTCAAGTTTGCAGTGTTCATCCCTGATTTTCAGCTGTCAACAGAATATGCAAGAAATATTCTGCCAAAATACATTGAGTTCAAAGATGCCGTGTTTAACATTGGCAGAGCAACGCTTTTTGCAAGTGCAATCACAACTGGAAACTATGAGCTTTTGCCGGCTGCAACACAGGATAGGCTTCACCAGCCGTACAGAAAAAAGCTCATTCCTGACTTTGATAAAATTGTTAACCTATCTTTAGAGTTTGGCGCAAAAGGAGCGTTTTTGTCTGGTGCAGGACCTTCTATAATAGCTCTTGTTGATGAGAATTATGAGATCTTTGAACAGAACGTCAAAAACGCACTTGCCAACATGGAGCTTGCGGCTAACTGGGACTTTATGATTTTGGAAGCTGACAATAGCGGTGCAACAGTTTTTTCTGTTCAGAGCACAAGTTTAAAAAGATAA
- a CDS encoding homoserine dehydrogenase, translating into MAKVAIMGFGVVGSGVWEVLTKNASSIAKRAGEEISVKYILDIRDFPDHPAKDLMIKDFDIILNDPEVSIVVETIGGLEPAYTYTKKLLLNGKHVVTSNKELVARHGPELLKIAKENNINYFFEASVGGGIPIIRPLQNCLAGNQITEIAGILNGTTNYILTQMKKYSLSFEDALKEAQEKGYAERNPSNDIEGHDACRKIAILSSIAYSHYVNYESIYTEGISKITKEDMEYAEELGCTIKLIAMSKKIDDKRVFARVSPLMISYKSPFANVDDVFNAILVKGDAIGDVMFYGQGAGKLPTASAVVGDIIDIVKHIDKSYVYTWAISGDIEVVDIENTSCRFFVRVKYKDYTKAKDAVSLIFNDCMIVNTHRPIGTNEFAFVTHELKESEFREKISQLEKISVVEKVLSIVRYDENI; encoded by the coding sequence GTGGCAAAGGTTGCAATAATGGGATTTGGTGTTGTTGGATCAGGCGTTTGGGAAGTTTTGACGAAAAATGCATCATCAATTGCAAAAAGAGCAGGGGAAGAAATATCAGTAAAATACATTCTTGACATTCGCGATTTTCCTGACCATCCCGCAAAAGATTTGATGATAAAAGATTTTGATATTATATTGAACGACCCCGAAGTTTCAATTGTTGTTGAGACAATAGGCGGGCTTGAACCTGCATACACTTATACAAAAAAGCTTCTTTTAAACGGGAAACACGTTGTAACATCCAACAAGGAACTTGTTGCAAGGCACGGTCCTGAACTTTTAAAGATTGCAAAGGAAAACAATATAAACTACTTTTTTGAAGCAAGTGTTGGTGGCGGAATACCCATTATAAGACCTCTTCAAAACTGCTTGGCAGGAAATCAAATTACAGAGATTGCAGGAATTTTAAATGGTACAACAAACTATATTCTCACTCAGATGAAAAAGTATTCACTTTCGTTTGAAGATGCTCTAAAAGAAGCTCAGGAAAAAGGATACGCAGAAAGAAACCCAAGCAATGATATAGAGGGTCATGACGCGTGCAGAAAGATTGCAATCCTCTCATCTATTGCATACTCTCATTATGTAAACTATGAAAGCATTTACACAGAAGGGATATCAAAGATAACAAAAGAAGATATGGAGTATGCTGAAGAGCTTGGCTGCACAATAAAGCTCATTGCAATGAGCAAAAAGATTGATGACAAAAGAGTGTTTGCAAGAGTTTCGCCCCTTATGATATCTTACAAAAGCCCGTTTGCAAACGTGGATGACGTGTTCAATGCAATTCTGGTAAAAGGCGATGCAATTGGTGATGTGATGTTCTATGGCCAAGGTGCTGGAAAGCTTCCAACAGCAAGCGCTGTTGTTGGCGACATCATAGACATTGTTAAACACATTGACAAGTCTTATGTCTACACATGGGCAATCTCAGGGGACATTGAAGTTGTGGACATTGAAAATACATCCTGCAGATTCTTTGTAAGAGTCAAATACAAAGACTACACCAAGGCAAAAGATGCTGTTTCTCTCATATTCAATGACTGCATGATAGTAAACACACATAGACCAATAGGCACAAACGAATTTGCGTTTGTGACACATGAGTTGAAAGAAAGTGAGTTCAGAGAAAAGATTTCTCAGCTTGAAAAGATTTCTGTTGTAGAAAAGGTCTTATCTATTGTTAGATACGATGAAAATATATAA
- a CDS encoding ACT domain-containing protein encodes MLKKDATYYIVEESVLPEVFLKVVKAKELLEKGEVKAVNEAVKMVGISRSAFYKYKDCIFPFFESSRGKIITLALVLKDIPGILSKILNIISETNANILTINQNIPLGGIATVSISIRTSGMTKSVKDLILEIEKVDGVKKIEILGREEY; translated from the coding sequence ATGTTAAAGAAAGATGCCACGTACTATATAGTTGAAGAAAGTGTTCTGCCAGAAGTCTTTTTGAAAGTTGTCAAGGCAAAAGAGCTATTAGAAAAGGGTGAAGTGAAAGCTGTAAACGAAGCTGTAAAGATGGTGGGTATTTCAAGAAGTGCTTTTTACAAATACAAAGACTGTATATTCCCCTTTTTTGAAAGCTCCCGTGGCAAGATTATAACTCTTGCTCTTGTTTTAAAAGACATTCCTGGGATTTTGTCAAAGATATTAAACATTATTTCTGAGACAAATGCAAACATTCTTACAATCAATCAAAACATCCCTCTTGGCGGGATTGCAACTGTCTCAATTTCTATCAGAACATCAGGGATGACAAAGTCTGTTAAAGATTTGATCCTTGAGATTGAAAAGGTTGATGGTGTTAAAAAGATTGAGATTTTGGGAAGAGAAGAGTACTAA
- a CDS encoding CLC_0170 family protein, whose amino-acid sequence MIKLSDIITKYSILMFVLSGILILVLDLKELKSKNLQREVKLAKTTAVILIAIGVLMFIIRVFI is encoded by the coding sequence ATGATAAAGCTTTCAGATATAATAACGAAATATAGCATTTTGATGTTTGTGCTCAGTGGTATCTTAATACTTGTACTTGACTTAAAAGAGTTAAAATCAAAAAATTTACAAAGAGAAGTCAAGCTTGCTAAAACAACAGCAGTAATTTTGATAGCTATAGGAGTTTTGATGTTTATAATAAGAGTTTTTATCTGA
- a CDS encoding spore germination protein — MGFIEIIKRRKERVRNSQKKETKEYICAQEKIYISIDDNLNYLREVLNDNDDIVIREFFAADIKCATVFIDGLVNREIIDRDVIKHLMVEVQLFDKNISQNEAYSKILNTLLATSDIKEVTSFKDAILDLLCGETLLFIDKSDKIIRISTRNFPNRGIQQPISENAVRGPRDSFNEVVRFSTALIRRRVRDTRLRVKNLKLGRRSKTDVYLIYVDDIVDRDILNEVNQRLSKIDIDAIMESGMIEQLIEDDIFCLFPTIQHTERVDTAVAALYEGRIVILTDNTNLALIVPATFATFIQHSEDYYERWHIATVIRILRVFAAVLAMTLQGFYISISSFTPSMIPPDLGLFIAATREGVPIPVFLEALFLEFMLELLREAGLRLPGPIGQTIGIVGGLIIGQAAVQAGIISPIMVILVATTAIASFAIPAYNFSISLRLFKFVYILVCAALGLYGFILLSLIIIGNLVKTKSFGIPYLSPFVSFEILDYKDAIVRLPTRYLWSRPIFASTQQKIRMLYERTPDYASAGEDKR, encoded by the coding sequence ATGGGGTTTATTGAGATAATAAAGCGAAGAAAGGAAAGGGTTAGAAATAGCCAAAAGAAAGAGACAAAGGAATATATTTGCGCGCAGGAAAAAATTTATATATCTATTGATGATAATCTAAATTATTTAAGAGAGGTACTCAATGATAATGATGATATTGTTATAAGAGAATTTTTTGCAGCTGATATAAAATGTGCAACTGTGTTTATCGATGGGCTTGTTAATAGAGAAATTATAGACAGAGATGTGATAAAGCATCTTATGGTAGAGGTACAATTATTTGATAAAAATATTTCTCAGAATGAAGCCTACAGTAAGATACTAAATACCCTTCTTGCTACATCTGATATTAAAGAGGTAACAAGTTTTAAAGATGCTATTTTAGACCTTTTATGTGGAGAGACGCTTCTATTTATTGACAAATCTGACAAAATAATTAGAATTTCAACACGTAATTTTCCAAATAGAGGAATTCAACAACCAATATCTGAAAATGCAGTAAGAGGACCTCGAGATAGTTTTAATGAGGTTGTGAGATTTTCGACAGCTCTTATCCGAAGAAGAGTAAGGGATACAAGGCTTAGGGTAAAGAATTTAAAACTGGGAAGAAGGTCGAAAACTGATGTGTATCTTATATATGTAGATGACATTGTGGACAGGGACATTTTAAATGAGGTAAACCAAAGACTTTCAAAAATTGATATTGATGCAATAATGGAGTCTGGCATGATAGAACAACTTATAGAAGATGACATATTTTGCTTATTCCCAACAATTCAACACACAGAAAGAGTTGATACAGCAGTTGCTGCTCTTTATGAAGGAAGGATTGTAATTTTAACTGACAATACAAACTTAGCACTTATTGTTCCCGCGACATTTGCTACATTTATACAACATTCTGAGGATTACTATGAAAGATGGCATATTGCAACAGTTATACGAATTTTAAGGGTTTTTGCAGCAGTATTAGCCATGACATTACAAGGGTTTTATATATCGATATCCTCATTTACCCCAAGTATGATACCACCTGACTTAGGTCTGTTTATTGCAGCCACAAGAGAAGGTGTGCCAATACCAGTATTTTTAGAAGCACTTTTTTTGGAGTTTATGCTTGAACTTCTAAGAGAAGCAGGCTTGAGACTTCCAGGACCAATAGGACAGACAATAGGCATTGTAGGTGGGCTTATAATAGGTCAAGCTGCTGTGCAAGCAGGAATTATTTCGCCTATAATGGTCATACTTGTTGCAACAACTGCAATTGCATCGTTTGCTATCCCGGCATATAATTTTTCTATTTCCCTAAGGCTTTTTAAATTTGTTTATATTCTTGTCTGCGCCGCTTTGGGACTTTATGGATTCATACTATTGAGCTTAATAATTATTGGTAATTTAGTAAAAACAAAAAGTTTTGGAATTCCATATTTATCACCTTTTGTCTCATTTGAGATTTTGGATTACAAGGACGCTATTGTAAGACTTCCAACAAGATATCTTTGGTCAAGACCAATATTTGCCTCAACTCAGCAAAAAATAAGGATGCTTTATGAAAGAACCCCAGATTATGCATCGGCAGGTGAAGATAAAAGATGA